From the genome of Pseudomonas helvetica:
AGCGTCATTGCTCTCACCCATATCCATAGTCGCACGCGCGAATTGGCGCCGGGTTTCGTTGTCAGTCTGATCGTTGCAGCGGCAGCCTCCTTTTTATCCGAGCACTACGGTGCGCCGGTGATGCTGTTCGCATTGTTGCTGGGCATGGCGCTCAACTTCCTGGCCAGTGACGGCGCGTGCAAGGCCGGCATCGAGTTCACTGCTCGCACCGTGTTGCGCATTGGTGTGGCCCTGTTAGGCATGCGCATTACCCTCGAACAGATCGCCGCGCTGGGCTGGAAGCCTTTTGCTCTGGTGGTGATTCTGGTGGTGGTGACGATCGGCGTGTCGGTAGTCGCGGCCAAGGCGCTGGGCTTTCAGCGCTTGTTCGGCATGCTCACCGGTGGGGCTACCGCGATCTGTGGCGCCTCGGCTGCGATGGCGCTGGCGGCGGCGCTGCCCAATCATCCGCAGAAGGAACGTGCCACGCTGTTCACCGTCATAGGGGTGTCGGCGCTGTCCACTACGGCGATGATCCTTTACCCGATGATTGCCAACTGGCTGTCGTTGTCGCCACAAGTTGCAGGGATGTTCCTGGGCGGTACCATCCACGATGTTGCCCAGGTAGTCGGTGCCGGTTACAGCCTGTCGACCGAGACCGGCGACATAGCCACTGTGGTCAAGCTGATGCGGGTCGCCATGCTGTTGCCGGTGATCCTCTGCGCAACCCTGATCACGCGTATGCAAGGCGCCGACACCTCCGGCAAACGGCCACCGTTGCTGCCGTGGTTCGCCGTCGGTTTTCTGCTGCTGGCCTGTATCAACAGCACGGGATGGGTGGCGCCGGCGGTGCAGGGCTCGGTCAACGAACTGTCGCGCTGGAGCCTGGTGGTTTCCATCAGCGCGCTGGGCATGAAGACCCAACTCAAGGAGCTGGCCGCCGTCGGCATCAAGCCGATCCTGCTGATGGTGGGGGAGACGGTGTTTCTCGCGGTCCTGGTGTTGCTGTTGCTGCACTGGGGACTCTAAGCCCGGCCAAGCCTCAATGCTGTCCAGTTGATACCCTGTGGCGAGGGAGCTTGCTCCCGCTGGGGTGCGTAGCAGCCCCAAAACAGTCGCCGCGTACTTTCTGAAAAACCGCAGTCGCCTTGTTGGGGGCGCTTCGCACCCCAGCGGGAGCAAGCTCCCTCGCCACAGGGCTTTTGGGCGGTGTCATGAACATCGGTTCTTTCGCGGCGACTGTGCCAGCAGTTGCCGTTTTTTTTGCAATCCCAACGTCCAATTCAATGGGTTCAGGGTTTGATGGAACCAGGCAGTGTGGTCGGGTTCATTGGTGCTTTGGCCGCCTGTTTTTGTGAACTGCGCCACGCGGCGGGCGGCATACCGAACTGGGTGATGAACCAACGTGTGAAGGAACTCGCCATGGAGTAGCCAAGCATGTCGGCGATCCGGCCCAGCGAATAATTCGGGTTTTCCAGGTAGCGCAGCACCAGGTCGCGGCGCACGTCGTTGAACAGGTCGTTGAAGGCGCAGCCGTCGTCTTTGAGGCGTCGCTGCAAGGTCCGAACATTCATGCCCTGGGTCTGGGCAATTTGCTCGATGGTGGCGCGTCCCATCGGTAACAGCAGGTAGATGGCTTTACGCACCTCGAACAGCATTGACGGTCCTTCGTGGCTCAGCAGTGAGTCGAGGTAACTCTGGGCGTAGCGAGCCATGGCTGGATCGGCATGGGGGTTGGTCATGTCGAGGCTGGCATCGGAACAGACAATGCCATTGAACTCGCTGCCGAACTCCAGGTTGCAGCCGAACAGGCGACGATGCAGTTGCAGGTTGTCGGGGGGCTGGTGCGTGAAGTTGACGCTGTAGGGATGCCAGTGCGTGCCGAGCAGCGCCGCGCACAGGCGGAACATCACGCCGATTGCAAGCTCAGTGGCTTGCCGGCTGGGCATCGGTGATTCGGTGACCACCTCTTCGCGAATGATCACCATCTTGCCGGCCTCTTCAATGAAGATGGCCAGCGAATCGTTCAGCAGATGACGGTAGTGCACCACGACTTGAAAAGCATCACGCAGCGTCCGCTGGTGGCTGAGCAGCAGGCTGACCACACCGAAGTCCGAGAGCTGGCGCGATTCGGCCATGCTCAGGCCGAAGCTCTGACAGCCGCTGGCGGCGGCCGACTCCTCCAGCAGACGCACGGCGGCATCGATGGGAATCCGGTGTTCAGGGGCTTGCAATTGGGCCTTGCTCAGGCCGACGGCAGCCAGTAAGTCGCGCGGATTGAACCCCAGGTACTGACTGACCTCCAGGTAGTTGGTCAAGACGGCGGCGCGAACAAGCTTGGTCATGCGAAGGTCTTTCCTGGGCAGATTCCGATGGAAATGAGCGTGGCGACTATATCCAGCACATCATCAATTGAACAGTTATGACGTCATTGATGGCACTCCCCCAATGCGCTCGGCAATGACAGTCGCCTGATGGATCAATCGACTCACATCCATTGATTACAGTGGCCTGGGCCGGAGCTGTGGAGTTTTTTGATCAGTGGTCGCGCCACGCCAACACCTGGAAATCTGTCATCAAAAGAAAAGTCACTGACGCCGAATGAAAAGCGCCACGGGTAGGCGCTCTTTAATGTCGACACTACAAAAAGCTTCTGGCGATAGAGCCGGTCGAGTCATCGAGAAAGCGAAGGTGTTGATGTGGACAAACTGCAAACTGCCGCAACCGTTCTGATCGTACCGGGCCTGCGCGAGCACGTTGCCGAACATTGGCAAACGCTGCTTGAGGCCCGCCTGAGCAATGTGCGCAGTGTGCCGCCGCTTGAAACCGACAAGCTCGACTGCAGCAAGCGGGTCCAGGCAATCCAGCACGAACTTACGCAGATCGAAGGACCGGTGATTCTGGTGGCCCACAGTGCCGGTGTGTTGATGGTCGCGCACTGGGCAGCTCGACACAGTCGCCCGATCAAGGGCGCTCTGCTGGCCGCGCCTCCGGATCTCGATGCCGATTGGCCGCAAGGCTACCCATCCGCTGAAACGCTGCGTACTCATGGTTGGGCCCCTTTACCCCAAGGCCCGCTGCCGTTCCGCAGCCTGGTGGCCGGCAGCACCAACGATCACCTTGCCAGCCTGGATGCCGTCACGCGCATGGCTCAAGGCTGGGGTGCCGAACTGCTCAATCTGGGCGCAGTGGGGCATCTCAATCCGGCAGCGGGCTATGGCCGCTGGCCGCAAGCCGAAGCACTCATCCTGGAGTTGGACCGCTAGTTCAGGCGCCGGTTGGCCGCAGGCCTTCGGCAATTGC
Proteins encoded in this window:
- a CDS encoding putative sulfate exporter family transporter codes for the protein MSVIALTHIHSRTRELAPGFVVSLIVAAAASFLSEHYGAPVMLFALLLGMALNFLASDGACKAGIEFTARTVLRIGVALLGMRITLEQIAALGWKPFALVVILVVVTIGVSVVAAKALGFQRLFGMLTGGATAICGASAAMALAAALPNHPQKERATLFTVIGVSALSTTAMILYPMIANWLSLSPQVAGMFLGGTIHDVAQVVGAGYSLSTETGDIATVVKLMRVAMLLPVILCATLITRMQGADTSGKRPPLLPWFAVGFLLLACINSTGWVAPAVQGSVNELSRWSLVVSISALGMKTQLKELAAVGIKPILLMVGETVFLAVLVLLLLHWGL
- a CDS encoding AraC family transcriptional regulator — encoded protein: MTKLVRAAVLTNYLEVSQYLGFNPRDLLAAVGLSKAQLQAPEHRIPIDAAVRLLEESAAASGCQSFGLSMAESRQLSDFGVVSLLLSHQRTLRDAFQVVVHYRHLLNDSLAIFIEEAGKMVIIREEVVTESPMPSRQATELAIGVMFRLCAALLGTHWHPYSVNFTHQPPDNLQLHRRLFGCNLEFGSEFNGIVCSDASLDMTNPHADPAMARYAQSYLDSLLSHEGPSMLFEVRKAIYLLLPMGRATIEQIAQTQGMNVRTLQRRLKDDGCAFNDLFNDVRRDLVLRYLENPNYSLGRIADMLGYSMASSFTRWFITQFGMPPAAWRSSQKQAAKAPMNPTTLPGSIKP
- a CDS encoding alpha/beta hydrolase, with translation MDKLQTAATVLIVPGLREHVAEHWQTLLEARLSNVRSVPPLETDKLDCSKRVQAIQHELTQIEGPVILVAHSAGVLMVAHWAARHSRPIKGALLAAPPDLDADWPQGYPSAETLRTHGWAPLPQGPLPFRSLVAGSTNDHLASLDAVTRMAQGWGAELLNLGAVGHLNPAAGYGRWPQAEALILELDR